A stretch of DNA from Pseudoalteromonas ruthenica:
GTTTTTCCTGTTCCGGGCTCGCCTTTGATCAGCAGCGGCTTTTGTAGGGCAATCGCTGCGTTGACAGCTTGTTTTAAGGCGCTACTGGCAATGTAGTGGTCGGTAGAATCGAAATGCACGGAATAATCCTATTACTGGTCTGACATCAATGCACTTAGTCTGCCATAGTTCGATTTGTACACCAAGTCATGCTGTGACAGCGCTCGCTAACACAGGTATAATGGCCGATATTGTTTCGCGCTGCGATAAGTTGCCATATTGAATGAATTACTTGTGTTTGGATGAATACGCAAAGGCTTGGGTGTTTAAGCACCAAGAGCTATTGATAGCCCCACAACAGTTGGCGCAGATAAAACCGATGACGCCAACCCGTTCTGCGGTGCTGTGGTCGACCTTTATCAGTCGAGATAAAGACCACCCGGATTTCTTTAGCGAAGATGATTGGCTATGCCAAGCGCAGCACTGGCAAGCGCAAGAGGTGTTTTGGGAGCAGGCATTCGAAGATGAAACAGCAATCCCTGAGCAGATTCTTAGTCATTTAGATTGGCAAGACAACACCACAGTCTATTTTTGTAATAGCCGCGATGAGGTTATCGAAACTCGGTTTGATGTGTTTAAACAACATTGGCAAAACTTTATGTTTTTAGCTGATGGCAGCATTTTGATCGGCAAAAAACGCCCTCAAGTGGTGCAATTCATGGAAACAGGTTTTGCCCGCCTAGGTGAGCAACCTAAATAGCGCGAGTATCTTGAAGCATCGGACA
This window harbors:
- a CDS encoding DUF2947 family protein, with the protein product MNYLCLDEYAKAWVFKHQELLIAPQQLAQIKPMTPTRSAVLWSTFISRDKDHPDFFSEDDWLCQAQHWQAQEVFWEQAFEDETAIPEQILSHLDWQDNTTVYFCNSRDEVIETRFDVFKQHWQNFMFLADGSILIGKKRPQVVQFMETGFARLGEQPK